CCATCACACCGCACAGTACATAGCCAATCATCGTCCGCCCCCTGGCCTCGCATCCGCTCAACTCACTGCCAACCGCCGCAAAAAAGCTTCTCAAGCCGCTCCGCGATGGAGCGTCTTTCTCACTGCACCATCGCGCCTCGTTTCACTTCCGCTTCCGCGCTCCGTGGCATTCCGCCTCGCCGGAAATGCCGGTCGAGCGCCTCGCGGAGCTGCAATCGCGCCCGCACCGCGCGCGCCTTCACCGCGGGAATCGACAGCCCCAGCGCCTGCGCGGTCTCTTCCGTCGAAAATTCCTCGATGTCCCGCAGTTGGAAAACCGCGCGAAACATCGGCCGCAGCCCTCGAATCGCTTCTTTCAGGATTTTCTGCATCTCTTTCTGCGAATACCGCTGCTCCGGCGTCGGCCCCCAGTCCATCAGTTGCACCGGCACGGGCAGATCCTCTTCCGTTGGCTCGTCCAGCGAAAATTCCTTCACGCGCCGCTTCTTCCGCAGCTTCATCAGCGCCTGATTGATGGCGATACGCGTCAGCCACGTCGAAAATCGCGAATCCCCTTGAAATTTGTCGAGGTGCTGAAACGCTTGCACGAATGCTTCCTGCGACACGTCCTCGGCGTCTTCGTGGTTCTGCATGATGTTCTGCGCCAGGCGGAAAATTCTCCCCTCGTATTGTTCTACGAGCTTTTCGAACGCCCGCGCGTTCCCTTTCTTCGCCGCCGCCACCAGCGACGCCTCGCCGTCCGCCAGCGCCCCG
The window above is part of the Candidatus Acidiferrales bacterium genome. Proteins encoded here:
- a CDS encoding sigma-70 family RNA polymerase sigma factor → MSFELAGKAVTEGEGVIAAGGALADGEASLVAAAKKGNARAFEKLVEQYEGRIFRLAQNIMQNHEDAEDVSQEAFVQAFQHLDKFQGDSRFSTWLTRIAINQALMKLRKKRRVKEFSLDEPTEEDLPVPVQLMDWGPTPEQRYSQKEMQKILKEAIRGLRPMFRAVFQLRDIEEFSTEETAQALGLSIPAVKARAVRARLQLREALDRHFRRGGMPRSAEAEVKRGAMVQ